In Glycine max cultivar Williams 82 chromosome 15, Glycine_max_v4.0, whole genome shotgun sequence, the DNA window aaattattgttttattttctcaaaaaaaattattgttttaagtGGAGCGATTTCAGTTGCTTTGTTACCTCAATCACTCACAATATCTTTAATGTGACCCTTAACAATCACCTAACTATTTTCAATCATATTGTCGCTTTGTATAGAAATCTATGGTTATCTCACCTTTTGGCAAATAAGAGAAGACAAGAAACTCTTACTGGCTGAGGAAAAAGATATGGGAAAAAGTGatgaaatgattatttttcatGAGAAAAAGAGTTATAGACTTACAATATAATCATCTAATCATAATTTAATGTATGATAattagtttgttgatttttaaaataattattttaaaaaattttaaaaataatttgtgattaaatgataatataagagTACCTAGATATTAAACTCatttttcattctaaaatacatctcttttttgtttaatcAGAAACTTTCCATAAGTTGGACAGTGCAGATTAAGAGACAGTAGCGTCACTAGCATTACAAAATAGGAAATAAGAGATGCAAATACACAATGTTAGTTTGTTTACCTTCTGGCAATAACGAAAAGGAACTCTTTCCTACAAGgcagaaaaataaacaataaaggaTGTAGGAGATACAGATAAAATCCGTGAATTGtgtaatataaatagaaaaatagataGAGATAAGAGTTGATAGATATTCAACGTAACAACATAATTTATATGATTGCatttcttaaattatattttaacacaataattagataatattgcaaaaatattttactgtgatttaaaaatagtttacaCTAACCGTATATTAATACTAAACTACTaatgtcaaaataaaatattaaactgtcgtaaaaaagttaaaataatagtaatttttattgaactaaattattttatttcctttctcAGTTCCGAAATTAATGCTGATAACACCCCAAGTAAATAATACAGGACCTTCAAGCTTTCTAGAAATGTTTAGGTCCTTAATCATTAGTTGGATGAAAGGTTTACGAAATTCTGTTTTATTAATTCTAATCAAACTTGATGGGTGGAAGCGCAAGCATACACACACAGCACTAAGCACTTCACATATCCTGTCCTCAATTCACCCGGATTTTATCATGTTCATGTTAGGTGATGTCAAGGGCAATCCTCTGCCCCGTGTTGTAGTGCTTTAGTTGTTTTGCTTGTGGGTCTTTTGTCCTTCCCAAAATTACCAAAACTTCTTTCATAAATAGATTGTTTTTCTATAGTCATAACGGAACTTTAGACCATGTACCAAGTCTTTGTTTGGGTTTATTCATATGTTGATTAGACGTTAAATttgcaatatattttttctttctgaatttCGTAACAatcttttagagcataaaagTTGTTTTCGttctaatctttttattttaaaaaagagttaaattattcatttggtcCTTATAGTTTAATcactatagtttgaaagtgatttttttagtccttataatttacattttaattctcttttagtctctgtaatttaaaaaatgattttttagcctttataatttatattttaattcttttttagttagttttaaagtgatatttttagtccctataccttatattttaattccttttttgataatttataactaatttataactaattatttttatatatatatttttaataaagactaaaagataattaaaatacaaattataggaactaaaaatattactttcaaattatagcgattaaaaaagaattaaaataaaaactataagaactaaaagattaaaaaatcactttcaaattataagaattaaaagataataatcataaaattataaggatcatataattaatttaacaaaaaaaaaaattaaaatgcaggACTACAGTGATCACATTATTTTAGGATGCGGTGTTAACATCAACTAACATTCTGTCACGCCGAGCAAGTACTTAATAACTCAAGTGTCTGAACTTCAAAGGTTACCATTAATGTCGAATATCTGTGTCAGTACCTGAATATTGAAACGTCTACAAGATGGTAAGCGAGCTGAGGAATATAATGCATATATCTGGGACCCTAATCGTACTCTTGGAACAGAAATGAACTTCCTTTATACTTCAAAGTGTTATCACTAAATTTCAGACATTTAGAAACGAACATGTAAATCTCCTGGAGGAGTATGAAAAGTCGAAGATTTTAGGCAAAGATTAGTACTAGAAGAGTAGAAGATTTAGAGTAATAATAACGTAGAGAAGAAAGGTTCTTCTCCAATGAGTGCTTCCCACATTACCCGACAAGCCCCAACTGGCCCATCTGATTGATTCAAACTCCAGTACCAGGTTGCTTTCTCATTCATGAGATGCCAAATCCCTACCCCCATTCAATGAAACTATCTACTTACATTTTTCTAAAGTGAGgttttaacaaaaacaaaaccagATGCAAAATCAACACTCAAGATTGTAAATTATCTTCTCAATATCACAATTCAAAACCTTGGTCTAATACTTGCAATGTCAAGTAAGCCTCATGAAATTCATTCACACAATTGGTGCAGtaaacctgaaccaactttaaACCTATTCCCCACCATGACAACAGACACACGCATATTAACACATATTGTGTAGCTTTTCATCAACATtgttaataaaacaaacaaacaaacaaataaatacaatttacaattgaaaaacaaaaaaggcatTTTTCATTGAGGAACCATGTCCATGTGCATGTGGATGAGCATGCAAACTTACAAGTGCTgtggtgtgtgtgtgggtgAGTGGTTGCTAGAAGAAGAAGCATCTACATCATCATATTCAATTGAGAAATTCAAGAATCCACTGCTATCttcatcaccatcatcatcatcatcactggCTGTGCCTTGTAGTTCTTGTTCTTCTTGAAGCTGCTGTATTTCTTGATCATTGACGAACTGTCTAAGCCTCTCCCTCAAAACCCCTAACTGACGTTCTAGAAGGTTCTTCTGCGACTCCACCTGCACTACTGTCCACCGGAGCGACTCGATCACTTCGAGATCGTACTCCTGCTTCTGCTCCACCACGCGCCGGAATTGCTTGGCCTGAATCTCCACGGCGCTCTTCTCGCTCTGCAGCCGCAGAATCATGGCCATGGCCTCCTCCGCCGCGGACGCCGCCGCCCCCTGCTCCTGCTCGATCTCCGCGCACGCCGCGTTGTACCGCTGCCGCTCCTCCTTCACCATCTTCCTCAGCGACATTACGTCGAACACCTCGTCCTCCAAACTCTCTTCTTCCTTGGAATTCTCGTCTCTGGACGACGACGATTTCTCGTGGTTGgagaggagaagaggagagCGGAGAAACCTGaggcagaagaagaagatcaaGAGGAGGCCGAGGAGGTTGAAGAGACGCGAGAAGTAACCGAGGAGGAGGAAGCCGCAACCGAGTTCACTGGCTTGGGTGATGAACTTGAACGTGGAAGGGAAATCCATGAACATGAGAAGAAGGAAGCGGAGAGAGAAACGAAGGAACCTCTGGTAGAAACCGAGAACAGGAGCGACCAACAAACCCAGAGTCTGCATCTGCGTCACCGTCTGGGTGAGGTTAACAGATTTTGACTCAACAACACCCAATCCCAATCCAATCTTAGCGTCCAAGGGATACAATGCAATTCAATACAATATAAACAAAAACGCACGCAAACTCCAACCCTAACGGAAGaagaaatatcaaaatatatgaaaataatggGAACAAAAAGAGGGGTTGTTGGCGTAATTGGATTGGCAATGAGATACAATGACAATGTATGTGGAAATGGAACATTGGTTGTTATATTGGGTTTGGCGTTACAAGGATAGAAGAACAACAAGTATCATTCTTCTTCACTAACTATTCTTGTAAgcgcagagagagagagagagagtattcTAGTGATgatatgaagaagaagaagaggaagaagaagaagaagaagacactGGGATTGGGGGGATCTGATCGAGAGGCGAAGAAATAGAGGTGTGAGCAACCAGCATCGGTTATGCTCACATTACTCGGACCATTTCAGAGATTAATATTTCCATACCGTTGCACATGTATTAATCATTattcattattctttttcaATGCCATATATTAATCATTTCTGTACAACAGTAAacaattcattaattaattaactcttATAACGTGACTACGTCTTCAGGTTTGGTTTCTTACTCTCCTCCTAGATACACTTGCAAAACTAAATAAGTAAAtacgaaaaataataataatatttgagtGATCCttggttaataataataataataaattttagtgacGACTTATTACTAGTAACGAATCCGGgggataacaattttttttaaaaaaaagcatacgtggggtgtaattttttttttattaaagttttctACTACAAAGTtcaaatctttttaaaaatatttagagtttaaattttatgaataaaaaaaatgactaataAAAAAACCCATCGACATCAATATATAGTTTGTTCTAATAACATGactaaaaaaactcataaaaaaGTAGTTTCTACAAAATCTCTACTAACCAATCTAAAGGAAAAAAGTATTAAAGGGGGAAGGGGTAATGAAATTCTTATTAAAGAATATTTTGACAAATAATATCAAGATCAATTACCAAATGAGTTGGATTTACAATACAAataaatttctatattttaGTACATCAATgtattttatatctttatattCCAGCTTCACTGATgtctttaaggaaaaaaaagtgtaagTTATTTATTCTTTGAATTTGTTATATTTCCCAATTTTAGATTGGAATATCATatctttatcttaaatttttctataaaaaataaattattatgaacTGACgttgataataaattaatatacttGATAagatattgattaataatatttttatgacaaAAATAACTTGCCTtcgttttttttcctataaattaaaatacgtaAAACATAGAAAGtcttttattactattttacgCGCTCAGTGGGTTAATCTTTATCTtgaattttcctataaaaaaataaataattatgcatcgaggttgaaaataaattaatgtacttgataagttattaattaataatagtttTATGGCAAAATAACTTccattcatctttttttcttctataaattaaaatacgtacaaaattaaaaagtattttattgttattctaTGCACCAAATGGATGGTTAATGAGgttaacaatagaaaaaaattaatataataaattaattttcaatattctaaaatattgaGATTGAATCATGAGTATAATTGTGTAAATTAGGTCCCATTAAATATCATAAGTACAATTTGGATTCCACCATCAATCCTTTGTTACAATCAGAATGAATCAAAAGGTAATTAAGTCACACcataaaagaactaaaattacataattacgATAATTGAGGAATAAAAGatgtaattaaacatttttctaaagtattattgcttttaaaaaaaggaaagtacAGTATTTATCTTTAGAGACAAATTCAGTGCTtgtgatatattaaaaaataaattatattacaaacaattaaacctaaaaaatttaaatgtaaaaataatatcaaaagtaatatattaaaagtaaattgtAAGCGTCAAAGtaaattataattcttttttaaaaaaatacaacattaaAAGCAAATTAGTGAATTGAAatgtaaaaacaataataaaagctATAAAATCACTGTTCatagtatattaaaattataaataaattatgaaagtaaattatgtataattatcttgttatataaaataataaacgtgttaattaattgaattgtgCACCTGACAATAATCTAATAGCCTTAATTTAATATACTTTCCTTATCTTAATTAATACTCTTTGTTTTATCTTAAGCATGTCAGCACTaaactttcttaaaaaaaatgttaagaatCAAAGGAGCATTTGATATaaggaaaaacttttcattttcGAAATCCTGAATCCCGCTAATATAATTCTTTAAGAATGACTATAATTTGATaggttgataaaaaatattaatgtaagTGATATTTTTATCAGAAACTTTAATTACTTacaataattaatgattaaaaaaataatatgatatttttacttAAGTAAATTTTTCGAACTCATAAAAGTTAAATTACCATTTCtctcttggaaataattttgtgagaaataacttaaaaaatctCTAGAAACATTGTTCCCGTGGAAtgttaaatgtaaataaaaaaaataagaaacaaagttTTTCAACTTCAAATTCGGGAGAATCTAAAAGTTTTTCTTATACCAAATATCTTCTCatcaaggtaaaaaaaaaagtaaggacTAAAATCAGAGATAGTCATATATACAAagacttaaaacatatttaagtttatattttattaaatatgtagAATTTGTTTAGGAAATTAAATAttgtatcttttaatttattttactattttaatttattacctTTTATAGCAAAGTGTAATATTatcttaaagaaaaaagaaacaaaataaaattaaagagaaatttgaagattgtgcatcaatagtGAAATATCAATAAGTATTTAGGATATATTtgtatcttatattttatttttagattttaaataaggatatattaattatattttgtattttttaatgaaaaaattagataaattgaatttcaaaatgtatCAAAATTCTCAAGATTCTAAAAATACTTACAaaggtatttataatttgtttaccAAAGTTCTTACatcaataactaaatttaaatttacgaTATTGTGggataattatatttgttagACTTTAGTGAAAACATTCTTTCTAGTTTTAATTTGCATTAGACTTATCAGTTTCTAAATCGTAAGAATAGAATGGATTTAGAAATACTTACAAAAAACTTTTGCCTCTAGACGACTAGgtcatgttcttttatttgtcctatttatctatctatatgTGGCAGAAACCCTCCTTATTCTTATCCTAAAGAGTGATCATACTATTGCTCTAAGGGACTTCACACCTATCTCATATGCAACATAATCTCCAAAGTGTCGGTGAACAAATTGCGTGGATTTTTTGTGCTATGATTATTCCGGTCCAAAATAACTTACAGGACACTAACACACCTCACTGTGCTAGAAGAAATTCTCTACCTCTTGCAAaagtccaaataaaaaaaagaaaggggatatgatttttaaattggATTTATAAAAAACGTATGTAGTAGACTAGGAAATCCTCCATccattatgtaaaaaaaaaagagaaggaaatccTTCCATCTAACCCTGAGTATTTTTGGCTTCAAATAAGTGACTACATATCTAATTAAGCATTATATCTTCTCAATCACAtctaattttaagattttagatTGTTATctaatgataatttatgataatttataattaaaggatcctataatattattttacaccgttaataaataattattaaattcttttaattttttttatctaaaataataattaaaaaaagat includes these proteins:
- the LOC100784633 gene encoding probable myosin-binding protein 6, with product MQTLGLLVAPVLGFYQRFLRFSLRFLLLMFMDFPSTFKFITQASELGCGFLLLGYFSRLFNLLGLLLIFFFCLRFLRSPLLLSNHEKSSSSRDENSKEEESLEDEVFDVMSLRKMVKEERQRYNAACAEIEQEQGAAASAAEEAMAMILRLQSEKSAVEIQAKQFRRVVEQKQEYDLEVIESLRWTVVQVESQKNLLERQLGVLRERLRQFVNDQEIQQLQEEQELQGTASDDDDDGDEDSSGFLNFSIEYDDVDASSSSNHSPTHTPQHL